GTAGTAGCTCAGCCGCACCTGGCGGCGCTCGGCACTGGCCCGGCGGAGGTCGGCCTCGAGGCGCACCAGGTCGGGTCCGCCCGGGGAGTCGCCGGGGTCGATCTGGGCGACGCCGGAGCCGTGGGCGGCCGCCGCCTCCAGCTTGGCGAGCGCCCGGTCGACGATCTCGCGGGTCTCCTCGCCGGCACTCCCCCGCAGCGCCCGCAGCGCGACGATGATCGCGGTCGCCTCGGTGGGGGTCAGCCGCAGCGGCCGGGCGAGGTAGTCGGCGTTGGTGACCCGGATGACGCCATCGCCCCCCGGCTCCTCGAGCGCGTCCAGGTCGACGTCGATGAGGTCGTCGGGGTAGCCGCCGGGCAGGCCGCACATCAGCAGGACGTTGAGGTCGGCCAGGACCTGCTCGGCCGACACCCCCAGCGCGGTCGCGGCGTCCTCGAGGCGTACGGCGCCGCGCGCGTGCAGGAAGGGCACCAGCGTGAGGAGCCGGGCGACCTGGTCCTTGGCCCCCGCCGGCTGGATGCTCATGCGGACTCCCCCACCACGGCGCGGAGCCGGCGGACGACCTCGGCGCGCAGCTCGTCGGGCGACTCGACGTAGACGTCCGCCCCGTAGCCGAGCAGCTCCTCGGCGGCCGAGGTCCCGCCGCGGCCGATGCGGACCCGGTCCCACGACGTGCGGGTGTCCGGGCCGTCGACACCGGTCTCGACCGAGAGGGCGTCGCGCCGCAGGGCGTTGCCCGCGTCGCCGCGGACCAGCACCACCGCTTCCCCGGTGGCCGGTGCGGGCGCCAGGCGTACGGCGGTCGCGCGCACGTCGGTGCCGGGCGGGACGTCGTACGACCCGGGCGCGCCGACCTTGCGCGCCGCACCCTCGACCCGGGACAGCCGGAAGACGCGCTCCTGCTTGCGGTCGGTGTCGAGGCCGACGACGTACCAGCGTCCGGAGTAGCGGACGACTCCCCAGGGCTGCAGGTGCCGGGTGGTGGTGCGGGGGGCGCCGGGGCGCCGGTAGTCGAACTCGACCGGGGTCCGCTCCTGGGTCGCCTCCCAGAAGACGTCGAACGACGGCTCGTCAGCCGACAGTCGCGGCTCGGCGATGTCGAGCGCCGACTCGTCGATCTCGACGCCGAGGGCGGTGAGCTTGCGGACCGCCTCCGTGGTGGCGTCCGCGAGCCGGGCGTGCTGCCACACCCGGGTCGCGAGCCCGATGACCGCGGCCTCGTCAGGCGTCAGCGCGATGTCGGGGAGGGCCAGCAGGTCGGCGCGCACCCGGTAGCCCGGCTCGTCGTCGAAGTAGGCGTCCATGTTCCCGACCTCGATGGGCACGCCGAGGCTGCGCAGCTCTTCCTTGTCGCGCTCGAACATCTTCTCGAAGGCGTCGGTCGACGCGTCCGGGTAGAGGAACTCGCGGATCCGGTCCTTGCTGACGTAGTGGCGCTGGACCAGCAGCATGATCAGCAGGTTGAGCAGGCGCTCGCTCTTCCTGCCCGTCGTGCTGTTCATGCTGCTGATCCTTCCCGATGGATCAGGATGCAGCCAGGATGTCGACCACGAAGTAGAGCGTGTCGGTGCCCTTGATGCCGGCCTGGGCGTTGCCCTTCTTGCCGTAGCCGTCCGCCGGCGGGATCGCGAGGACCACGCGGCTGCCGACCTTGACGCCGACCAGCGTCTTGTCCCAGCCGGGGACGACGCCGCCGACGCCGATGGCGAACGACGCGGGGGTCTTGCTGTAGCTCTCGTCGAACGGCTTCTTGGCGTCGTAGACCTGGCCGAAGTAGTTGACCGTGATGGTCTGGCCCTTCTTGACGGCGTCGCCCGAGCCCTCGATCAGGGTCGCGGAGCGCAGCTTGCCGTTGGGCTCCGGCGTGCCCTTGAAGTCGAGGCCGGTGACCTTGTCACCGTCGGTGACGAGACCCGGTGCCCACGACGGCGCCGACTGCTTCTTGCCGTCCGGGCCCTTGAGCACCGTCGTCACGTCGATCAGGTCCACGACGATCAGGACCGTGTCCTTGTTGCCGATGCCCATCTGGGCGTTGCCGCTGTCACCGAAGGCGTCCTTCGCGGTGGCCGTGACGGCGACGCGGGAGCCGACCGTCTGGTCGAGGACCGCGTCCTTGAAGACCGGGTTGAGGTCGGCGCTGGCCGGGATGGTCTCGGTCTGGCCCGAGTCGTAGGTGCTGTAGGCCTGCTTCTGCGTGGTGCCGTTGCCGATCCAGATGTGGGCGGCGACCTGGTCGCCGTCGGCGATCTTGTCGCCGTCACCCTTGGTGACCACCGTGGTCGCGGTCTTGCTCACGTCGAGCTTGCCGTCCCACTTGACCTTGGGAGCCTTGCCGACGTCACCGGTGATGGCGATCCCGTGGAGGGCGTCGCTGGAGCTCGTGTCGTCCTTGTCGCTACCGCCGTCGGAGCCACAGGCGACCAGCGTGGTGCCGAGCAGGAGCGGGAGGAGCAGGACCGGGAGGCGTCGGAGACGTCGTGACACAGGTTCAACCTTAGGTTCGAGTACAGGGCAGCCCGGACACAGTAGCCGCCGACCCTGAGCGGATCCTGACCGCCGGGGCGCTCCGTGGGACGTACGCCGGCCGCTACATGCCGTCGATGAGGCGCTGGACCCGCTCGTCGTACGCCCGGAACGGGTCCTTGCAGAGCACGGTCCGCTGCGCCTGGTCGTTGAGCTTGAGGTGCACCCAGTCGACGGTGAAGTCGCGCCGGCGCTCCTGGGCCTTGCGGATGAACTCGCCGCGGAGACGGGCCCGGGTGGTCTGCGGCGGCACCGACTTGGCCTCGAAGATCTTCAGGTCGGTCGTCACCCGGGCGACCATGCCGCGCTTCTCGAGCAGGTAGTAGAGGCCGCGGTTGCGGTGGATGTCGTGGTAGGCGAGGTCCAGCTGGGCGACCCGGGGGTGGCCGAGCGGGAGCCCGTGCTTGGCGCGGTACTGCTCGATCAGCTTCCACTTGATGACCCAGTCGATCTCGCGGTCCACCAGGCCCAGGTCGTCCGACTCGACCGCCTTGAGGCCGCGCTCCCACAGGTCGAGCGCCGCCTCGATCACCGGCGTGCTGATCTCGCGGCGGTCGACGAAGTCGCGGGCCTTGGAGAGGTACTCCTGCTGGATCTCGAGCGCACTGGCCTCGCGACCGTTGGCGAGCCGGATCTTGCGGCGCCCGGTGACGTCGTGCGAGATCTCGCGGATCGCCCGGATCGGGTTCTCCATCGTGAGGTCGCGCATCACCACGCCCTCCTCGATCATCCGGAGGACCAGGTCGCAGCTGGCGACCTTGAGCATCGTGGTGGTCTCGCTCATGTTGGAGTCGCCGACGATGACGTGCAGGCGGCGGTACTTCTCCGCGTCCGCGTGGGGCTCGTCGCGGGTGTTGATGATGGGGCGGCTGCGCGTGGTGGCGCTGCTGACGCCCTCCCAGATGTGCTCGGCGCGCTGCGAGACGGAGAACGTGGCGCCGCGAGGGGTCTGGGTGATCTTGCCGGCGCCGACCACGATCTGGCGGGTGACCAGGAACGGGATGAGCACGTCGGCCAGCTTGGAGAACTCGCCGGCGCGGCTGACCAGGTAGTTCTCGTGGCAGCCGTAGGAGTTGCCGGCCGAGTCGGTGTTGTTCTTGAAGAGGTAGATCTCGCCGGCAATGCCCTCGTCGTGCAGCCGCTGCTCGGCATCGAGCAGCAGTCCCTCGAGGACCCGCTCCCCCGCCTTGTCGTGGGTGACCAGCTCGACGATGTCGTCGCACTCGGGGGTGGCGTACTCCGGGTGGCTGCCCACGTCGAGGTAGAGCCGCGCGCCGTTGCGCAGGAAGACGTTGCTGCTGCGGCCCCAGCTGACGACCTTGCGGAAGAGGTAGCGCGCGACCTCGTCGGGGCTCAGCCTGCGCTGGCCCTTGAACGTGC
The genomic region above belongs to Nocardioides conyzicola and contains:
- a CDS encoding WYL domain-containing protein, producing the protein MSIQPAGAKDQVARLLTLVPFLHARGAVRLEDAATALGVSAEQVLADLNVLLMCGLPGGYPDDLIDVDLDALEEPGGDGVIRVTNADYLARPLRLTPTEATAIIVALRALRGSAGEETREIVDRALAKLEAAAAHGSGVAQIDPGDSPGGPDLVRLEADLRRASAERRQVRLSYYVPSRDEQSERVVDPRGVVTADGFTYLDAWCHSAEAPRLFRLDRIARAEVLDSEIQSEPEPPRDLGKDGFFPQSPDTILATLELDAAARWVVEYYPVHAVRRRRGGRLEVDLVVANERWLQRLLLRLAPHARVLSPPEYAASYAAAAREALSLYP
- a CDS encoding helix-turn-helix transcriptional regulator, producing MNSTTGRKSERLLNLLIMLLVQRHYVSKDRIREFLYPDASTDAFEKMFERDKEELRSLGVPIEVGNMDAYFDDEPGYRVRADLLALPDIALTPDEAAVIGLATRVWQHARLADATTEAVRKLTALGVEIDESALDIAEPRLSADEPSFDVFWEATQERTPVEFDYRRPGAPRTTTRHLQPWGVVRYSGRWYVVGLDTDRKQERVFRLSRVEGAARKVGAPGSYDVPPGTDVRATAVRLAPAPATGEAVVLVRGDAGNALRRDALSVETGVDGPDTRTSWDRVRIGRGGTSAAEELLGYGADVYVESPDELRAEVVRRLRAVVGESA
- a CDS encoding FKBP-type peptidyl-prolyl cis-trans isomerase: MSRRLRRLPVLLLPLLLGTTLVACGSDGGSDKDDTSSSDALHGIAITGDVGKAPKVKWDGKLDVSKTATTVVTKGDGDKIADGDQVAAHIWIGNGTTQKQAYSTYDSGQTETIPASADLNPVFKDAVLDQTVGSRVAVTATAKDAFGDSGNAQMGIGNKDTVLIVVDLIDVTTVLKGPDGKKQSAPSWAPGLVTDGDKVTGLDFKGTPEPNGKLRSATLIEGSGDAVKKGQTITVNYFGQVYDAKKPFDESYSKTPASFAIGVGGVVPGWDKTLVGVKVGSRVVLAIPPADGYGKKGNAQAGIKGTDTLYFVVDILAAS
- the pafA gene encoding Pup--protein ligase, with the translated sequence MDRRIFGIENEYGVTCTFKGQRRLSPDEVARYLFRKVVSWGRSSNVFLRNGARLYLDVGSHPEYATPECDDIVELVTHDKAGERVLEGLLLDAEQRLHDEGIAGEIYLFKNNTDSAGNSYGCHENYLVSRAGEFSKLADVLIPFLVTRQIVVGAGKITQTPRGATFSVSQRAEHIWEGVSSATTRSRPIINTRDEPHADAEKYRRLHVIVGDSNMSETTTMLKVASCDLVLRMIEEGVVMRDLTMENPIRAIREISHDVTGRRKIRLANGREASALEIQQEYLSKARDFVDRREISTPVIEAALDLWERGLKAVESDDLGLVDREIDWVIKWKLIEQYRAKHGLPLGHPRVAQLDLAYHDIHRNRGLYYLLEKRGMVARVTTDLKIFEAKSVPPQTTRARLRGEFIRKAQERRRDFTVDWVHLKLNDQAQRTVLCKDPFRAYDERVQRLIDGM